The Paraburkholderia acidisoli genome contains a region encoding:
- a CDS encoding porin produces the protein MKKSLLALAALGAFAGVAHAQSSVTLYGIIDEGFNINTNSGGQHLYNLSSGVLQGSRWGLRGTEDLGGGLKALFVLENGFDVNNGKLGQGGLMFGRQAYVGLSQAQVGTVTLGRQYDSVVDYVGPLETGDQWGGYIAAHPGDLDNFNNAYRTNNTVKFTSANYAGLTFGGTYSFGGQAGNFTGNQIWSLGAGYNNGPLVLGVGYLNARTPAASGGLFNNGGTTTAANAAVTSPVYAGFASANTYQVIGAGGAYTFGAATFGLTYSNIRFGNLASSYTTAALAARRGQSETLNNVEVNFKYQLTPALLAGLAYDYTRGASIDGASRAQYHQGAVGVDYFLSKRTDVYVVGVYQHALGDTLNAAGNIVDATAGINNLTPSSNQNQFTARVGIRHKF, from the coding sequence ATGAAGAAGTCGCTTCTCGCGCTTGCAGCGCTGGGCGCGTTCGCGGGCGTCGCTCACGCTCAGAGCAGCGTCACGCTGTACGGCATCATCGACGAAGGTTTCAACATCAACACGAACTCGGGTGGCCAGCACCTGTACAACCTGTCGAGCGGCGTTCTGCAAGGTAGCCGTTGGGGCCTGCGTGGCACGGAAGATCTGGGCGGCGGTCTGAAGGCGCTCTTCGTGCTCGAAAACGGCTTCGACGTGAACAACGGCAAGCTCGGTCAAGGCGGTCTGATGTTCGGTCGTCAAGCCTACGTCGGTTTGAGCCAGGCGCAAGTCGGTACGGTCACGCTGGGTCGTCAGTACGACTCCGTCGTCGACTACGTCGGTCCGCTCGAAACGGGCGACCAGTGGGGCGGCTACATCGCGGCTCACCCGGGTGACCTCGACAACTTCAACAACGCCTACCGCACGAACAACACGGTCAAGTTCACCAGCGCGAACTACGCTGGCCTGACGTTCGGCGGCACGTACAGCTTCGGCGGCCAGGCAGGCAACTTCACGGGCAACCAGATCTGGTCGTTGGGCGCAGGCTACAACAACGGTCCCCTCGTGCTCGGCGTCGGTTACCTGAACGCACGTACGCCGGCAGCTTCGGGCGGCCTGTTCAACAACGGCGGCACGACGACGGCAGCTAACGCCGCTGTCACCTCGCCGGTCTACGCTGGCTTCGCTTCGGCCAACACGTACCAGGTCATCGGTGCGGGCGGCGCATACACGTTCGGCGCAGCCACGTTCGGCCTGACGTATTCGAACATCCGCTTCGGCAACCTCGCTTCGTCGTACACGACGGCAGCGCTCGCGGCTCGCCGCGGCCAGTCGGAAACGCTGAACAACGTCGAAGTCAACTTCAAGTATCAGCTGACGCCGGCCCTGCTCGCAGGTCTCGCGTACGACTACACGCGCGGCGCGTCGATCGACGGCGCATCGCGTGCCCAGTACCACCAGGGCGCAGTGGGCGTCGACTACTTCCTGTCGAAGCGCACGGACGTGTACGTTGTCGGCGTCTACCAGCACGCGCTGGGCGACACGCTGAACGCGGCTGGCAACATCGTCGACGCAACGGCAGGCATCAACAACCTGACGCCGTCGTCGAACCAGAACCAGTTCACGGCTCGCGTCGGTATCCGTCAC